The sequence below is a genomic window from Mycobacteroides abscessus ATCC 19977.
CATTCTGCGCGGGGTCAACCTGTTCCCGTCCCAAATCGAAGAGCTTATTCTCACCATTCCTACGCTCGCACCACATTTCGAGTGTGTGATTGACCGACCGACGCGCTTGGACCGGCTGACTGTGAACGTGGAACACCGTTCGGGGACAACGCCTGCCGAATGCGACACCGCAGGGGCAGCGCTGGCGCACCTGATTAAGCAGAAGATCGGCGTCAGTGTCACAGTCGACGTGCTGGCGCCCAATACGATTGCCCGGTCCGAGGGCAAAGCCCGAAGGATCGTCGACCATAGATAGCGCCGGTCACGGACGGTTTTGGCACACTATGTCGATGGATCGACCAGATGCGCATGAGCTGTGCGCGGCAGTAGCCCAGCGAATCGAGCGCAACGAGCCAGACTTGACGGCGCGTATCCGCGCCGAACTTCCTTCGTACACGAGGCTCTCCGAGAGCGAGCACCGCCGCACGGTGCACGAACTGGCACGTCGACTGCTGACCGGCATCGCCGATCGCGAGGGGCCGGTTGCCGAACATCTGCAGTACACCCGCCGCGCTGCGCTGCGCCGGATGCAACTCGGCGTCTCCGCCTACGACATGATGCGGTCCTTTCATATCGTGAGCTCGGGTATCTGGAACGCGCTGCAGACCGCACCGGAGGCCAACGACGCTCTGCTGCTCGACCTGGTAGAGCCACTGGCCACCTGGACGGAAGCACTGACCGCGGCGGTTGTCGACGCGTTCATTGAAGAGCAACCAGTCCGGTCGGTCCACGAAATGAAAACCAGGCGCGAGTTCTTCGCAGAATTGGGTGACCGGAGCCGCGCCGAGCGAACAGCGGAAACAGCGCGCACGCTTGCGTTCGATGTCGATGGCGAATTCCAGGCGCTCTGTTCGCCGCGATCGGTGTGGCCGGACACCGAGGTGGAAATGCTGCAGCGGACCACCCGTCACCTGCCCGGTGTTGTTCAGTGTGGCGTTTGGGGCAACGTCCTGGTGGCGCTGGTGCAGGATTGCGACGTCGAGAACGTCTTGCGGAGCGCGCAGGCGATCAGCGGCGCGAGTGCCGAGTACGGCGTAGGACTGGCCCGTCGCGGCCTAGCAGGTGCACATCAGAGCTGTATCGATGCGGAGCGCGCGCTACGCATGGCGCGAGTGCAGAAGCTACCGGCGGCGCGGTTCGTCGATTGGTGGCTCGAAGCATCGCTGTTGGATTTCCAGAGTCAGCTCGCCGTGCTCTTTGACGCAGTCCACGAGACTGCGACAAAGTACCCGGATCTTGCCGAGGCTGTGTTGGTGTTCGCGGACTGTGGATTTTCCCTGGCTCGGGCCGCGCGGAGACTTCAGGTGCACCCCAATTCGGTGGCCTACCGACTGACCCGTTGGCAGCAGTTGAGCGGCGCGGATCCCCGCACCTTCGACGGGCTGGCCCGCTCAGTGATCGCGTGCCGACTCACGTGCCCGGTTTGACTAGTATCCCTGTTGTCCAAGACAAGCCATCATTTGTGGATCGGCGTCCGCTGCCGACTACGCGGCACTGGTTGCGGACTGCACGAACGACTTGAGCGAGAAGCCCGGACTACGCGCATCGGTGGGGCTCGGGCGCTTGTCGCCGGCCAGTATGCGGCGGGCCGCCAGATGATCGCCGGGCCGGTTGATCGACTCGACAGAGACCAAGGTCTGGTCGTTGAAGCGAAGTACTGAGAAGGCTTGCGCGTCACCAACCACCACGGATTCGCTTACCTCAAGGGCCTTTCCGGCGATCTGGAGTTTTGCGGAGTACTGGTGCGTCCAGAACCACGGTACGGCGACGTAGTTTTCGACGGATCCGGTGAGTCGGGCAGCGACGAACCGACCATGGTCCACCGCGTTCTGTACCGATTCCAGTCGTATCGAGGCGCCCGAGCCAGACACGGGGAAGGCCGCGCAATCGCCGACCGCTGATATCGCAGGATCCTTGGTGAGCAGCGCGGCATCCACACAAACTCCGTTGTCTACGGCCAGCCCTGCCTCGGCCGCGAGTTCAATGTTGGGTACCACACCGACGCCGACGACCACCAGATCGGCGGCCATCGTTGTGCCACACGTCAATTCGACTGTGTCTAGTTTTCCGGCGCGGTCGGTGCGGATGGCGGCCAACGAGCGTCCCAGATGCACGTTGACGCCTTCACGTGCATGCAAATCCGCCAGGTGCTGCGACACGTGCGGCGAAACAACACGTGCCATCACTCTGTCGACGGCTTCGACAACATGCACCCGTTTGCCGCGCTTACGGGCCGCGGCAGCAACTTCGAGGCCGATAAAGCCTGCGCCGATGATCACGATATCGTCCGAGGTGCCGATCCTCTCGCGAATATCGCGCGCGTCATCGAGCGTGCGCAGCCCAAGCACGCCAGGCGTGTTGGCGCCGGGGACCGGAATTTCCCGGTTGCGGGCGCCGGTGGCGAGTACCAGATGCCCATAGCCGAGGCGGCTACCATCGTCGAGCGTGATTGTGCGTTGAGCGCGGTCGATGCTGACGGCGGCGGCACGCCGAAATTCGATGCGCTGTATTTCGTAGAATTCGTGGGCCCGCAAGGGTGGGGGCTGATCGACGGTGCCGCACAGGTACTCCTTGGACAGCGGCGGACGTTGATACGGCGATCTGGCTTCTGCGTCCACGATGACGATTCGATCGCTAAAGCCGAACTCGCGCAATGAGACAGCGACTTGTACACCCGCGTGGCCGGCGCCGACGATCACCACCGCGGCATCCTCACGGTCTGGTGGCACCGGCATCGAATCGGAGAGGGCTGGCATTGCGGAGCTTAGCCTTTCCGCACTGATTGTGCGACAGGGGATTCAGTATCGAGGGGGATTTCGACGGTAATCGCCCCTAGTGCGTTGTCGACTTGAACCTGACAGGCAAGACGGCTCGTCGGACGGCGCGCGCACTCGGTGAAGTCGAGCATCTCGTCCTCGTCATCAGCAATCGGCGGTAGCCGTAGGTAGTCGGCGTCGTCGACATATATGTGGCAGGTGGCGCACATCGCGTTGCCGCCGCAGTCGGCGGTGATACGTGGCACGTCATGGGAAACCGCGACATGCATGAGCGATACGCCTTCTTCTGCGTCAAGAGATTTCGTGTAGCCGTCGCTATTGGTGAAGGTTATTTTCATCGTTACCTCGATGCGCTCTCGATGGGTTTTTCGTCGTGGACAGGTAGCCGCATTTTGCCCAACTTGGCCGAATGAGCTTCGATCACATCCCCCGGTCGGAGGTAGCGCGGAGGATCGAATTGGAATCCGCAGCCGCCGGGCGTTCCGGTCAGGATGATGTCCCCGGCGCGCAGGGCGATGGTTGCACTCACTGTTTCAACAACCTCGGCGAAGCCGAGAGTCATGTCTACCGTTGAACCGCTCTGCCGCAGTTCGCCGTTGATCCGAAGTTCGAAGTCGAACGTTTCAAACGTCGTATCTGAGCCGGTGGTAAAGAGCCACGGGCCAGTTGGGCAGAATGTCGGGTATCCCTTGCCGCGGACAACCTGCGCCTGCAATGGCGAACCGCCGAAGCCGAACGGTAGCGCAACATCGCGGGCAGTGATGTCGTTGGCGAGCATATATCCGGCGACGTGCTTGATCGCCTGACTGCGCTCGATGCGGTATCCGGGTTTCCCAATGACGACAGCAATTTCGATTTCGTAATCGAGTGCGTGCGATGTCCGCGGCGCGATGACGGCGTCACGGGGGCCGCTAATGCTGGTGGGCGACTTCATGAAGACGACGGGGTCCGCCATCTTCGGCAGCGGGGAATCGGTGTCTGAATGTGTCGGGTAGTTGAAGCCCAGAGCAATGACCTGGCCGGGCTCGGGAATCGGGGCCCCCAACGCAACGGAGTCGAGCGGCACCGGTTCGAAAGAGCCACCAGCGAGTTCGTCAGAGATCAACGGCGAGATCTGCGGTAACAGTGCTATCAGCTCGCGTGCCGAGGACACCTGGATGTCGTGACGGGCGAGCATCGGCGCAAGGGGAGCGACGGTGTCATCGTCGATGAGCACGCCGGGTTGCCATTGATCGGCACCGGCGAAGCTGACGATCCGCAAATTCATCAGTACTTTCCCATTTCAATTGTTGTGAAATATCAAGTTGTACAACGGGTTATGTCACCATGCCGGTAGTTCGTCGACGTGTTGTACAGCGGGCACGGAGTCGGGATGTGCCCGCATCCAGTCGGCGATCTCGCCCGCGCTGGCGAGCCAGATCCGGGAGTCGTCCGCGATGCGGTCGATGAGGTTCACCACGGCTCCGACCCGGTCGGGTTGGTCCTGCCACGGAACATGGAAGACGAACGTGGCCAGGCCGCCGCTCGCGACCGTCTCGTCGAGATAGCGGTCGTACGCTGCGAGCAGGCCGGGGGCGCCGACCGCGTGCTCGCCGGGAGGCACCCTGAGCTTGGCGAATGAATCGAAGTAGTAGGACCCATCAACTGTGGACCATGCGAAGGGGAGCAGGGCCAGCCCATCTTGTAACCCACTGCGCGTACCAGCCAGCGACACGTGATCAAAGCCTGCCTGCGCCAACAGATCTAGGCTGTGGTCGCCCAGGAGACCGCCCGGCGGGCGGGCCCCCCTCGGCCGAATGCCGGTGCGCTCGAACGCATTCAAGCTTTCGGCTATCGAGTCGGCGATGGCACTGCCGGTCGATTTACTCCAGGGCTCGTGCAGCCAGCCGTGCCAGCCGATCTCATGGCCGTGTTCGAGGATGGATTCCAGAGCACGCGGGTAGTGCGCATAATTCCAGGTCTCGACGTAAAACGTGCACGCTGTGGACCGCTCTGCGAGCGCCGCAAGCAGGGCCGGCAGACAGTGCGTGACGCTGGGATGTGCACCGACCACGGTATCGGGAGGAAGCGCTCCGATCTGGATCTCGGCCGCCTCGCCGAGATGGTCGAAGGTGATGCATGCAGCGGCCCGCCGACCGTCCGGCCCCCATCCGGTCTGCCTCATCGCCCGGAGCTCACCATCATCGAGCGCATGAACGCAAAGCTCAGATCGGTGCCCCAATCGGGACGATCCGACGTGACGCGAATGTTGGGTAGCCGCTGCGGCAGCACCCGCATGAAATAGTCACCCTCGAGCCGAGAAAGCGGGGCGCCAAGACAGTAATGACCGCCGCCGGTGAACGCGAGGTGCCGGTTGGTTCCGCGAGTGATATCGAGGGTGTCCGGGCTGTCGAAGAAGCGTTCGTCGCGGTTCGCGGAAGCCAGCCCGAGCAGCAATTGGGCGCCTTCGGGGATCGACTGATCATGAAGCACCATGTCCTCACCCGCATAGCGGTGGACGACGTGCACCGGGGACCGATACCGGAGCGACTCCTCCCACGCCTTCGGCGCGAGATCCGGATTGTCGGCGAGCGTACGCATTTGCGCCGGATGCGACGAGAACCCGTAGACCGCATTCGTCAGAGCGACCATGGTGGTGTGATAGCTGGCGATGAACAGCCCGACGAGGGTGATGATCAGCTCGGTGCGAGTCATCTTCGACCCGTCCGCCTCGGCTTCCAAAAGCGCGCCGACAGCGTCGTCGCTGTCGAGCTTTCCCTGCAACGTATCGACAAGATCGCCGATGTAGTCGATGTAGAACTGTGCTGCAGCGTCGGCGGCCGCCAACTGTTCGGCGGTGATGCCGCCATGGCTGAGGATCGGATTGAGGTCCGGCATCCGCTCAAGCACGGAGTGCGCGTCGGACATTGGTGCATGCAGCAGCCGGCAGGCAATCTCGGCCGGCACCCGGCTGGCGAATTCGCCGACGAAATCGAATTCACCGTCGAAGTCCATCAGCCGGTCGATTCCGGCGCCGATGATCTCTTCGACCCACGACCGCATGGCGGCCACGGCTCGCGGCGAAAACGCAGCTGCAGCAAGCTTTCTTAAGCGCGTGTGTGAGGGCGCATCCATCGACGGCAGGGAGAATCGGTAGAACTCCGAAGCCGGCCCCGTGCCGATGTGAGCAGGGAACTCGCCAGCACGTGGCTGTACCCGGGCCGATGCGGTCTTGAGAACCCGGCTGACGTCGGCGTACCGCGTCAAGAGGTAGGCCTCGTGCCCATTCACCTCGACAGGCAAGACAGGCTGATTGTCCCGCAGATCCTTATAGACGGGGTAGCGATCGACCGCGCCCACGAGGTCGTCCAATTCCGTGCTGCTGAGTGTCATACCTGTCCTGCCTTGCTGAGCCGACGTGCTGCGGCGTGAAATGTGTCTTAGGCCTGATGTCTTGCGTCTTGGTGATGGGGATCACGTTAGTTGTGTTCGAGCGTCAGTCCTCTGGGGATACCGAGAAGATCGCATACCCGTTTTGGCGTAAGCGCGAACTGTGAAGCGACATCGTTGGTGGGCGCCGCGGTGTTGACCGCCTGCTCATGGCAGCTCTGAGCAGTTGGAACTCGTCGGAACACCGTTGAAGCGGTCCGCCAGCCAGGCCATGTTCCGCTCACCGTCTACCAACGGCGCCAGAAACAGATTGGTACCCAACTTGTTGAACAACGGTGGCAGCTCGTTGGTCCAGAATGTGACGTCGGCTCCCATTGCGCACCAGTCTTTCGCGGTTGCCATCGCATCCGCGTACGGCCCCACTGGGTCCCATCGATTGTGTTCGATGTACACCGGCCCGGTCGGTTTATGGTTACCGATTCGTTGAGCGTCACTGAGGCTCTTAAACGGTTCCTGCCGAACGGCCTGGAGAATATCGTTCTTGAACCAGGGCTGCACGTGGCGAAATGCGTAATCAGTCCCTGTCTGTAGCATGCATTGCCCCGCGGTGTTCTCGAACATTTCGAGGCCGCGAGGTGTGAGCATCTCCCTCAGGGGCTGGTCAAATTCGGGATAGGTCGCGACGATCGCGTTCAGCAGCCATCCCATCGCCCCAACGAGGAAGGAACCATCCGCCGAGGACGCCACGCTCGCCATATCGGTCACCGGTTCCATGGCAACGGTGCCGGCAATCTTGAGTTCGGGTCCATAGGTCGACGCCAGTTCGGCCGCTGCCAGTGCAGCCGAACCACCGGAGAACCAACCCCAAAATGCCACGGGCCCATCAGGTGTCAGCGAGGTACCAGGGAGTTTCTTCGCCGCCCTGGCGGCGTCGATCACCGCAGTCGCTGAGGCAATCCGCATGAGCAACTGCGGTGCCATCCGGCCGTGTACACCCGACCCGATACCGTCGGGGATCACGATGGAATATCCCCGCGCCAATAGCGTCGTGAGGAACATCGAATCCAAATTGACCATCAGATCGAACCCGGTGTCGCCCGACGCATGAATACCCTGGTTGATCAACCGCGATGCTGCGCATTGCTCACCCATTCCGTTCGGCAGCGGCGCGTAGACCAGTAGCGGCCTGGGCCCATCGCCCGGCCATGGGTTATCCGGTTCGATGTACGTTCCGGTCGCCGCTACCGGCTTGCCGTTGTTATCGGTGCTGCGGTACATGATCCGGGTTCCGGTTCCGACGTAGGAACCAAGCTGCCCTGACGGCTCCAACGCCAGTCGCGACGGTTCGGTGCGGATGAGATCCCCGAGAGCGCCCGCGGGGAGAGGCTCAGGCGGGGTATAGAACTGCCAGTATCGGCTCTCGTCGGCCCGAGCGGCACCCGGTGCAAAAAAAGGTGTTAATGCTAGTGAAACCAAGAGGACGGCAACCGATCTGATGGCAGCTCGCCAACGTCGACGATCGCAGTCAATCGCCACTGTTCGCGCCTTGGCCTGCGCGCAGTATTTGCCAATTGTCATACTGGGCATCTGTGCTCCACCTTGTCGGTTGGTCTCGTCTCGCTAGCCGCGAGGGCGCCCGTGACTGTGATGCAGCGCTAGGCTCACAGAATTTATGAACTGGCTCACATCCGTGTCTTTGTCGAAACGATGGATTTTCTACAGCTAGAACAGTGGAAACCAACAAACTTTCGGAGTGTTCTGGGTGTTCTGGGTTAGATCTGCGCTACGCAGATGGAGATACGTTGCAGTGGAACAAATTCCGCGTCAGATGGTTGGTGGCCTAGTGGCTGAGAGGCCGGTTCGGTCGCGCCGAGCGGATCGTCGCCGTGGCCTCGTGGCTGTTTTCCGCGAGTTGGATGCGCGGCCAGCTCGCGAGGTGACTAGAGGTCCTTGACGCCGTCGTCTTGCATGGCGCGGGCGACGAATTGGGCTTTGCTGACCGCCGGCCGCCCCCGCGACCACGGGCGACTACCTGATCAAATCTATCGGATAGATAACGATCGTTTGTGATTTGATAGGTACTATGGCGGTGTGAAGATACTGGCTTTGGGCGGCGCGGGTGCGATGGGGGCGGCGGCTGTACGCGCCGCACTCGATATACCCGGTGTCGAGGAGATTGTCGTCGCCGACCAAGATCTGGGTGCTGCCGAGGCTCTAGTACGACGCCTGGGGGAGGGGCCGGTCCCGACTCGAGCTATGTGCGTTGACGTGACCGATGCGGGAGCGCTCAGGACAGCACTCGAAGATGTTGATCTGGTCCTGAACACCGTCGGTCCCTACTTCCGTTTTGGATTGACGGTGCTGCGCATGGCAATTGAGACCAGAACCCACTACCTGGACATCTGCGATGATTGGGAGCCCACGTTGCAGATGCTCGGCCTTGACGAGATCGCACGTGCGCACGGTGTCTGTGCGGTGATCGGTATGGGTGCCAGCCCGGGAATCAGCAATCTGCTTGCCGCCACCGCCGCTGCGGAACTCGATGAGGTAGATGACGTCTACACGGCATGGCCGGTGGATGTCGGCGGCAGCGGTGCGGATACCGAAGAAAAGTCGCAGCTGTTGGGGGCAGACGGCCGGCCTACCGCCGCGGCGACGCATTGGATGGAGCAGGCCAGCGGCACGATCACCGCGGTCGGTGCCGGAAGGCTCGTGGAGAAGCGTCCGCTGAGCCCGGTCTCGTTGGAATTGCCCGCGGGGCGCCGGGGCACGGCCTACTCGATAGGCCATCCGGAGCCGATCACTGTGCAGCGCACGCTGAAACCGCGTGGCGACGCGCTGAATCTGATGGTCATCAAGCCCTGGACCGTGGCGTATCTCGACACACTGCGGCGCGACATGGACGCGGGCCGGCTGAGCAGAGAAGAAGCCGCGGAGGCATTCGCGGTGCCCAAGTTCCGCCGCGTGCTGCGTTCCGCCTATGTGGCACTTCGTCTCCGGGGGCCGGGCACACTCCCGCCGTTCTTCGCCGCAGTCACCGGCGAGCGGCACGAAAATCGATATACTGTGCTCGCCCGGTTGAATCTGGAAGGATCGCAATCGCATCCGATCAGAACTGCGTTGCGCGATATGGCGCGTATCACGGGCGTGCCGCTGGCGCTGGGGATGGCGCAGGTGATCGACGGGTCCGGCCGCCGCCCGGGCGTTCACCCGCCGGAGGCCGTCATCGAACCCGCGCGTTTTTTTGCCGATCTCGCCGTGGCCCTTGGATGTGACAGCGGAGTATCGCCCTACTTGGTTGAGCAGCAACCGCTGCCATGATCCGATCGCTGGCGCACCGAACGTAGGATGATTGAACACAATTCGCACGCTGCTGTTTCGGAGGTGAATGCTTGGACATCCAACACGTGCTGAACGCCGATATCTCCACTCGTAGCGTGGTCGAGAGCATGATCCGTGAGGACGCCACGATTGCCACCGGCGAGCTCTACGACGTTGCCAATATTCTCGGCATGAGCGACCAGCAGGTGAGGCTGTGTATCAAACGCCTTGTCGCGGAGGGGCGTTTTACGCAGGAGGGGCGGGGGCGCAAAGCGATCTTGCATGCCACGGGTGCGACCAGGAACACTCTGGAGCCCGATCTGGATTTTGTCCGCTATATGTACCAGCAGGACCGTGGTTTGGCGCCGTGGGATGGGGGGTGGCACCTCACCGCTTTCGCGGTGCCCGAATCGGCTCGAACCGCGCGCGATGCGATGCGTGAAGAGATCGTTCGCTTGGGTGGTGCACCGATTCAGGGGGGACTGTACGTGTGTGCCAACGCCTGGGAGTCCCGGGTCGGGGCGGCCGCGGAAAGGCTCGGCGTGGCGGAACATGTCACCATGTTCACCACGACCGACCTGGCGATTGGCGGCGAGACCGGCGCGCGTGAATTGGCCGAACGGCTCTGGCCGATCGATGCGATCGCCGAACGCCACCGCAGGCTGCTGGCAGTGGCCGAAGGGCTACTCCCGGTGCTGCGTACGGCGTCGCCCACCGAGTTGCTGACCCTTGCCGTCGCTCTTGCCGCGGAATTCACCCGGGCAGTCGAACCCGACCCGCTACTGCCGCCGCAGTTGCTCCCGCAGCCGTGGGTCGGTGCGGCTGCCCGATCGGCTGCTGCCGCATGCTGGGCAGAACTCGCCAAAACTGAAGCTGACCAATCTATTCGGCTCTTCGGCTGGTACCGCGAAGCGATTCAGCAGATCATCTGAACGGATCACTGCGCAGCATCCGTACCAGCCCGGCGCTGCCCAGCAGGGCGCCGAGGACTGTCAGACTGAACCAGAACCAGCCCCACGACGGCGGCAACGGAAAGAGCACGGCGACCGCGGCGCCGTATATGCCGATAGTCAAGCGAAGGCGCAGAACGTCGTTGAAGTTCGCGAGCGTCACGGTGGGACGGATCCGGCGCACGGAATACAGGTTGGCCGCTAGCAGGGTCAGCAGAAACATGAGGCCGAGCAGCTGGGCCCACAGTGGCGGGGCGCCGGCCCACGGAGCGGCGAAGGGCAGTGTCATCGCCGCGAGCAGTACGGCACCCGCTGCTTCACCCAAGGCCAGGCGCCGAGTGATGCGTCGCTGCACACCCATCGGGCTCAGTGCACTGGCTGTCCCGCAACATAATTCCGCATATTTTCCAAATACCCAGGGGCATAGAGCGATCGGGGAGCGAACACCGCGACCAGCGTCGAGCGCCAGTTTTGATCATTGTCGAGATCAGCCTTCACGATGTTGTGTGAGGCATCCGGGTACCGCTGCACCGTCAACTGTTGCGGCGGCAGTAGTTGGCGGTAAACCCGCTCCGTCTCGTTAACATCGACGTTGAGATCGTCGTCGCCCAGCGCGAGCAGCACCGGTACCTTGACTTGCGGCAGTATGCCGGTCACATCCGACAGATAGTTCTTACGTACGAAGTTCCAGCGATCGGCAGACATCGGATCGGAATCATGTTGAGTCGCAAGGTATTGCTCGTAGGTCGCATTGTCGCGCAGCGGCTGTAGGGTTGCGTTGTGGCTATCCAGGGCCGCCGCAATCTCGGATTCGGACGCGCCTTGATGCGTGAGCTTGGCGCGCGTATTGAACTCGCCCTGACGTAGCCAGTTCACCGCCGCACCCACCAGAATGACAAATTGCAGATCGGGCGTACGCGCGGCTACCTCCGGTACCACCCATCCGCCCTGGCTGATTCCCCACATCCCGATGCGCCGGGGATCGATATCGGCGCGTCCGCGGGCCCACCTGATTGCTGCCTCGGCTTCGGTCGCACGGTCATGCATGCTTTGGTCCAGCCAATTGCCGGCAGCCCCATCGATTCCCGGTTTGTTCCAGGACAGGGAGGCGTATCCGGCCTTGGCGAACGATTCCCAGATCGGTTTGTAGAAGCTGTTTCTGGTCGCATCGGCAGGTCCGTCTCCGTGGATGAAAACCACCAGGCCGAAGGGGCCGTTGCCGTCCTTGGGCAGCGCCAGCGTCGCCTGGAGCGGCTGAACCGAGCCGGGAATCGTCAGCCGTTCTTCGCGGATGGCGAAGTCGTTGGCATAGATAATCCAGCCACCGGTACCGAGGACAAGCGCGATCACGCATGCGGCCGCGACGAGCATGCGCCGGGTTGTTCTACCCGGAGTAAAACTATTGAACACGGCACGAGCGTATCAGTGTTGATAGATAAGCAAGGCTGTGTTCGGGCGCTGGGCCCGCTCAGTCGTCGGTGACCACGAGCGTGACGTCGATGTTCCCGCGCGTTGCGTTGGAGTACGGGCAGACCTGGTGCGCCTTCTCTGTCAGCTGCTGCGCTGCGTCATGGTCGAGGTTGGGCAGGGTGACCTCGAGCTCGACGGCGAGGGCGAAGCCGCCGTTGTCGGTGGGCCCCAGTGAGACTCGAGCTCCCACTGACGAGTCCGTGATGTCGGCCTTCTCTTGGCGGCCGATCATCCGCAATGCGGAGTGGAAGCAGGCGGCGTAGCCGATCGCGAAAAGCTGTTCGGGGTTGGTGCCATTGCCGCTGCCGCCCATCTCCTTGGGGATGGCGAGGTCGAGGTCGAGTCGGCCATCGGAGGTGCGGCCCTTGCCGTCTCGGCCTTCCCCGGTGACCAATGCCTCGGCGGTGTAGAGAGTGCTCACGCGGATTCCTTTCGTAGTGATGCCTGTAGGGCATCGGTGAGTTGACAGACCGCGTCGCGCAGGTCCGTGGCCTCCCGCTCGGCGATGCCGGTGGCGAGGGCGAGCTTTTCGGGAATGCATTGAGCTTTCCGCTCCAGATGCCGCCCGGCCGGGGTGAGCGTGACCTCGACCAGGCGCTCGTCGGAGGCGGATCGTTCGCGCCGGATGAGTCCGTTGGTTTCCAATCGCTTCAGCAGGGGGGAGAGGGTGCCGGAGTCCAGGCGTAGTCGCTCGCCGAGTCTGCTGACGGTGGCGCGGTCCTCTTCCCATAGCGCCAAGAGGACCAGGTACTGGGGATAGGTCAGGTTCAGTTCGGTCAGGATCGGGCGGTACACCGCGGTCATCGCACGCGACGCCGAGTACAGGGCGAAGCACAACTGATGGTCCAGTCCGAGCGCGCTCATCACAATACGGTAGCCCACAATTCAATTGTGCACAATTGATACAGGGCGGTTTCGTTCACAGGTAACTCACAGTGGCGACCCAGTGACAACAGAGCCGCGCCGACCATGGTGATTCTCGTGACCAGTGTGATGCAGCCGATCGATACCCCGACGGCACCGACCGCGATCCGCGCGACGACTCTCGACATCGTGATCCCCGTATACAACGAGGAGCACGACTTGGAGCCATGCGTGCGGCGGTTGCATGCGTTCCTGGCGGACGAGGTTCCGTATTCCGCCCGTATCACCATCGCCGACAACGCCAGCACCGACAGCACGCTGAAGATCGCACACCGTCTCTCACGCGAGCTGGTCGGCGTCGACGTGCTGCACTTGGAGGAGAAGGGGCGGGGGCGGGCACTCGCGGCTGCCTGGCTGTCCTCGGACGCCGAGGTGGTCGCCTACTGCGATGTGGACTTGTCCACCGACCTCAACGCGCTCATGCCGCTGGTGGCGCCACTGATTTCGGGACACTCCGATGTCGCGTACGGCTCGCGGCTCAACCGCAACTCGCGGGTGGTGCGCGGCCCCAAGCGCGAGTTCATCTCGCGCACCTACAACCTGATTTTGCATGCCTCGCTACAGGTCCGGTTCTCCGACGCTCAGTGCGGCTTCAAGGCGATCCGTACCGATGTCGCGCGCCAACTGCTGCCGCTGGTCGAGGACAAGGAGTGGTTCTTCGACACTGAGCTGTTGGTGCTCGCCGAGCGGGTCGGCCTGCGCATCCACGAGGTGCCGGTCGACTGGGTGGATGACCCGGACAGCCGGGTGGACATCGTCGACACCGTGCGCAAAGACCTGCTCGGCATCTGGCGGCTGGGCCGG
It includes:
- a CDS encoding bifunctional glycosyltransferase family 2/GtrA family protein; this encodes MTSVMQPIDTPTAPTAIRATTLDIVIPVYNEEHDLEPCVRRLHAFLADEVPYSARITIADNASTDSTLKIAHRLSRELVGVDVLHLEEKGRGRALAAAWLSSDAEVVAYCDVDLSTDLNALMPLVAPLISGHSDVAYGSRLNRNSRVVRGPKREFISRTYNLILHASLQVRFSDAQCGFKAIRTDVARQLLPLVEDKEWFFDTELLVLAERVGLRIHEVPVDWVDDPDSRVDIVDTVRKDLLGIWRLGRALMLGTLPLEELRHSLGREPLVDGVPAGMVGQLVRFGIIGVASTLAYAVLFLALHGLAGDQAANFLALLITAVLNTSANRFFTFGVRGRRDAAKHQFQGLVIFGIGLALTSGSLVAMHHLVPDASKHVLLIVLTVANLVATLIRFVGLRWVFRSANSR